catctgatcaggatctgtctgggcgcctcctgttggaggtgttccgggcacgtcctactggtaggaggccaaacccagaacacactggaggaatCACATATCTTATCTGGCTtgggtccctcaggaggagctggaaagcattgctggggagaaaGACGTCTGAGGTGCTtcgcttggcctgctgccccgcAACCCGGCCCCAGATCAGCAGGtgaaaatgatgataataataataataataataataataataatgcactTTATTGAAAGGCGCCTTTCAaggcactcaaggacaccttacaatcACAGTAAACAagcaatacaaaaaaataacagcaaaaacaacaggcaagacaaaataaatatcagGAGACAAAATAGATATCAAGGATGAATCAGATGGCATATGCCAGTTTaaaaagatgtgttttcagACGGGATTTGAAGGTGGAGAGAGTCAATATTGCGGATATCTTGTAGTCGAGAGTTCCAAAGTTGGGGGGCGGagcagctgaaggctctagctcccATGGTGGACAAGCGAGCAGATGGTGTGGCGAGTTGTATAGCGGAAGAGGATGGATCTGTCTGTCCACAGATATTatcgcaaactactggaccaatcacaGCTCTTCCTAACTGTACGCAAGTTGAACAAGTGAGCGATcagattgttttagtgtttgCTGATGAAGATGTCCTAACTTGCACTACGTGTCAGTGAACAGACTAAGCAACATGGCTTATGGCTCGCCATGGCTCTATTTTTGCAAAGCTTCACCCACCTCCAGCtgtactgctctgttttgtctgtATCTTCAAGAAGAAACTTCAAGAAGATATGCACGATTGCGAATGAAATAAACACAGATTACTGACAGAAGGCTCTAACACTGAGTATAAATGTGCCTTTTAACTGACTGTTTTATACTCTCGCTGATTGCTGACTCCTTACTCCTCTTAACCGGCTGGTAGAGGCCATACATTTTACAGAAATTGTCCTGCAGGTAATGTAGCTGTCCTTGTTTTCTCACTCGGCAGTCCTCTTTTGGTTTCATGTGAACCTCTAAATCATTTCTTTATCCCTGCCTTTATTACTTTTTGCCTGCTTTGCTCCCTGTGGGACTGGAGGTGATACGGAGACGGAGGAAGTTGTGGGATGCCTTCAGGGACCATAAAGACTGCTGTGATAGATGAAGCTCCTGAAAGGGCAGGCAAGATGGAAGATATTCCTCTGAAACCAAGACACACAGGGGCAGAAGCTGCTCCGGCCATCTGTTGGTCGCAGAAGTTGTTCGGGTATCGTGATGATCCAGCAAGTTTTTAGATGACAAACACTCAAAGCAagatatctcaacatctacaaGTCAGATTGCCATGAATTCTAGTGTGGATATTCATCATCCCCAGAGGATATCTCTTCATAGCTTTGGTGAACTGCTGACCCTTTATCTAGCTCAATCCTCAGAGCAATGTTTGCACACAAAATATCTGATAACTTCAGAGAGTTTCATGAAATCTGAACATATtcatgctccccagaggatACAGACTTTTGTTTCTAATGTCTTTACTGTATCTCCACCCTTCCTACACCTTGAAAACAACCACCTCTCACACCTGCTCTTTGAGGCCCAGAGTCCTGCTGGCTTTCTCTCCTCACAGCCTGTTGTCTGGTGTTCTCCTGTCATCCCAGTTGTAAATCAGTTCCCGATTGATTGTGCGGCTGCAGTGAAACCAGCAGGTTCCTGAGCGAGAAAGATGAGGTAGAAGAATGCTGGAAAACGGACAGAATCAAACATGAGAAGGGAAAAACTGAGATGTaaaggctgaaaaataaagagaCAGTTTCTCCATCTAATGTACAATTACTACCAGCTGACAAAGGTATCAATACACTGTTTCTAAAAGGCCCCATTCAGATGTAGAACAAGATAGAAATCAAATCCAATTAGATTATTGTCAGTAAATCCAATGTCTGGGTTCCCAGTGAGAAATTAATTGCAATGATTATAACAGACGATGGAGCTCCGGTCAAACAGTCACAGGGGGAAAGAATTGTATTGAACTGGTTCCGTTCTCTCAGTCGTTTCATGAACAGAATTATACAGAGAAATATtagaaaatgtttctgttgCTGTGGGTTAAAATGATATTTAAATCAGTTTCTGTATATGTGGTGCTTTAAACTGGTGAAAAGTGCAAAACTACACaaccattttttaatgttttaaagtatgGATCATCAGTTAAATTAGACCAACACAGGCTGCACTTTGGACTGTGGATGGAAAACTTCAGATGACAGATCAATGATGAAGTGATTTATGCTCACAAAACAGTAATTTGTACTTTTGATTTCATGCGCTCGAATTGCCATGTGAAATGccatggtaaatggactgcacttgtatagctcatttctagtcttctgaccactcaaagcactttttacactacgtcacattcacccattcacacacacattcacacactggtggccgaggctaccatacgaggtgccacctgctactcggCAACCATTCAAgctctcacacaccaatggagcAGCCATCAGGAGCCATTTGGGTtttagtatcttgcccaaggatactttgacatgcagactggaggagccggggatcaaacagACGATCTTCTGATTTGTGGATGACACAGGGTGGGCAGACAATCTTTGTAATCCccccagcgtgttctgggtctgccccgaggCCTCCTACTGGTTGGACGTGCCaagaacacctctaatgggaggtgccaaggaggatcctgatcagatgcccgaaccacctcaactgacccctttcgaccggagggagcagcggctctactccgagctccctccggatgttcGAGCTCCTTATTCTATCTCTACCCTACCCTCTATCATATCCtagccacccttctgaggaaactcatttcggccacttgtacccacaacctcattctttcaggcACTAGctaaagctcatgaccataggtgagggttgagaCATTGATGGACCAATAAAGTGAAAGCTTttccttccggctcagctccgtcttcaccacaatggtccagcacagtgcccacatcactgcagacgccacaccaaactgctgatccatctcacactccattctagcCTCAGTCATGAACAaaaccctgagatacttgaactcccttgcctGGGGCAGTAACTCACACCCAACCCAGAGGAGGCCGTCCACCATTCTCAACCAGAGCACCATGACCTCAGACTTGTGTAATTTATCTGTTTTAAACAAAACTTCATCAGAGATTCATCCGGCAACTTGCCCTATTTGTGCTGCACTTGTTGGGATAAACAGTGGTAGCCAATACAGCATGTGTGATAAGCAGCCattatcaatgaaaaaaaaatcacacagtcAGTCCTAACATAAGGTACTGGCCACTGATAGCTGAAAACACTTGAAAtaagacatattttatgtccATTTATTGTCACAAATGGCTCTGAGTTTGATTTTTCTCCTCGTCTGAATCACAGCAGTGTGAGAGAATCCGATGGAGGCCATTAAACCCCCCAAAGGCTCAGTGTTGATTCTGGTCTGTCAGTGAACGTTCAGTCTGTTTGCAGAAGGGTCGAAATCTGGTTCGATTCAGAGATGCTGAGGCAGAAAGACGGAGAGAAGAAGGAGGGATGAAAAGAGGATGAGAGGGACTGAAGAGGAGGCCACAGCTGTGGAGGAACAAGTGTCTGTGTTCATCCCCGTGGCTCTCAGGGTGGAGAGACATCTTTATGAGGACACACGATGCCCCCTCTGTCTAACAGCAAGAGCCCAGATATCTCTCCTCTGATTCTGTTCATCTCTCCGCTGCTCTCCACAGCAGCACTGAGGCTTTCAAGAGACACTTCAACACCTGCAAGTTATTACTAACACATTGAGTGTGCTTTTTATCCAGTTGCACTGATTAAaagcaacatgaaaaaaaaatatcaagaaCTGAAACGACAAAAATGgtttttaaacatgcatttcTCTCTGTATATAAATGTGAAACAcatgaagttaaaaaaatatgtatattgataaacagaagaaattaaaaaaaatatgtatattgatatacagaagaaattaaaaatatatgataatGGAGGGAAGGTTACCTCCTGGATTTTACTTTGACTGGCTGAGTAACCCTGTAGATGTCACTCCGGTTAGACAGTATGGTGGAGACTTAAAGCACCTACGTTGAGAGGAAATATCTCATGTCAAGTCGTCTGATGCAGTTGACGTCTTTTTACTGATGGTGGAATGAACAGTGTTACCAGTGTTCAGGTAGGCATTCACACAAGGCAACAAAGTTCAACAGCCTCCATCCACAAAGGACAGAATGAAAAAGGAATGAGATATTTGACTACAGGTGTCACTCCATTAGTAGGCGGGGTTTACTAGTCTGGTCTACAGGGGCTGTGTTGTATTCTGCTTAGCAACAGTGACAGCCTCCTTTTCATCCACTGGACCTTTGCACATATGTGTACTACCTGAATACTACAGAGGATCAGGGCcatgttaaaggaaaaataatcTTAGATGTCAAgaataatagaaaataatagAAGAATAAAGTCACAAATGTACAAGAATgaagtcataatattatgagTATAAAGTGGCATatctatgagaataaagtctAAGTATTATGAGATTAAATCCGTAATTTTAGGACGAAAAGAGTCACAGATTAAGACCGAAAAGTCAGGTAACGTTATAAAAAGCGACAAAGTATGTACTAACAGTGTTGATGGAGACAGTAATATACGTTTTAGCAGTACTGAAGTAATACAACGCATTACTAACAAGATTACAGGTGAtatgataataaatgtaatacatttttatttgtaagcGCTTCTACAAatgctcaaagacactttacggtttttaaaaatcataaaatagagCTAAgtctgaacaaaataaaactcaaaaacagcaataaaactgtataaaacacacaaacttatacattaaaaagtaatttaaaaaggTGAGTTTTGGGCGTGGTCTTGAATGTTGGGAGGTGTGTGCAGATATGGATGGGTTTggggagtgagttccagagggagggggcagcgATGGAGAAGGCACTGTCCCCGCAGGTTCAGTGCTTAGTCCGTGCAGGTAGTGAGAGGAGATTTCCTTTGGATGAGCAGAGGTCGCGGGAGAGGGTGTGGTGGGGGAGTAGGTGTGTaaggtaggagggggcctggttgttgagtgctttgtgtgtgaggaggaggattttgaaCTGTATGCGATGtgtgatggggagccagtgtaggtttGGGAGGACGGGGTTGATGTGGTGTTGGGAGCGTGTGTGGGTGAGCAGGCGGGCACCGGAgttcgggtccatgtcattggtctgacagcccattggtccgacagtccgcggtgctgaacggctcctggcgggcgtatttctgccttgatggtgcgccaagactggtcagctgggaaaggcttgaggcggagcaggctcacagcttatgtgtttgtcactttctttttcattttaacccacaccatgatcttttcctgaccctaaccaagtggtttttgtgcctaaaccagaccttaaccacagggcatcatgatgatttcagaacggacttcggaacaatgggtttaatatggtcggaacaatgggttgtcggaccaatgggcagttcccccgGAGTTCTGGGTGTATTGAAGTTTATTGAGGAGTTTGAATGATGAGCCATAGAGGATGCTATTGCAGTAGTCCAGTCTGGATGTGATAAATGCATGGATGAGGGTTTCTGCAGCAGAGAAGGTGAGTGAGGGGCGGAGTCGGGCGATGTTCTTGAGGTGGAAGAAGGCAGTCATGGTGATGTGATTGATGTGGTGGTCAAACATGAGCTGGCTGTCGAAGATGATTCCTAGGTTGCAGGTGTGTAGTGAGGGAGACAGAGTGCAGTTATCGAAGGTGAGGCAGAAGTTGTGGGTGGCTTTGGTGTGGGATGTGGGGTCAATGATGATTGTGTCTGATTTGTCACTGTTCAGTTGGAGATAGTTTGTTTGCATccatgattttatttcagtgagacatttggtgtgtgtggagtgggtggtgttggtgatggCTTTGGTGGAGATGTACAGTTGGATGTCGTCAGCATAGCAGTGGAACTGGAGGCCGTGACGATGGATGATCTTGCCAAGGGGGAGCAtgtagaggatgaagaggaggggaccaagcactgacccctgggggacaccttAGGACAGAAGTGCGGTGGGGGAGGTGCAGTTGTTTATACTGATGAACTGGTGTCGGTTGGTGAGGTAGGAGTGAATCCAGGAGACCTTATGAATGTGGATAAATGATGAGCaagggaaaaaacacaccagAGGCCAGCTCCTTATTCCCGCTGCTTTAAGGCAGCCTTAGAATGCAAAGTGGAATGGGATACACCTATATGAATGggaacacacaaaacatgataACCCACAGTGTAGCATCACCCACATGTGCCCATAACCGGCGCACCTATCTATAATATAGTTTGTAAGATGATACAACAACCttcaggggattttttttttgtggtggtgcactggtggaagtggagcagtgtgaatcagtgtggatgaatgaaaaatgaaaacaattacaaTTTTTGGGTGGTAACACGTTATGtgacactgtaaatgtaatatcACCTGAAATCTTGTTGGAATCGCGTTATATTACTTCAGTACTGCTAAAACAAATTACTGTCACCCCCAACACTGTATCTGTGACTTTTTCCTTCTTAAAATGATGAGTTTCATCTTGTcgatttatgactttattcttgtagatttaagGGTTTATTCTCATAGATATATGATTTTATTCTTGTAGACTTACAACTTTATTCATGCAGATTTAGGACTTCATTCTCAAAATCAaagattttatttctttaaagtgACCCTAATCCTCCTTCGTAGCataaaaatattcaaacattGACATAATATTAAACATTGGCATTTCCATCTGCGAATCTAATTTGCACGGAAATATTTGGATGGAAATGCTTCCCTGTCTTTCCTCACATCAACTGAACCGTCTCTCatttacagtggtgtgaaaaagtgtttgcccccttcctgatttcttacttttttgcatgttttccacacttaaatgtttcagatcatcaaacaaatttaaacattagtcaaagataacacaagtaaacacaaaatgcagtttttaaatgaagggttttattaatgaggaagaaaaaaatccaaagctacatggccctgtgtgaaaaagtgtttgtttacttgtgttatctttgactaatgtttaaatttgtttgatgatctgaaacattcaagtgcggaaaacatgcaaaaaagtaagaaatcaggaagggggcaaacactttttcacaccactgtatatttcATCAACCACTAAAGCTtgaagtttttgtttgtttgtttgcttctcTTTTTTAGTATTTCCTTTCATCTGAGTCTTATtatctctctgttttctctcagttGTTTGTTTCAATGCATCTCTCTGACTCTCCATGATCAGAGAAGCTGCACACGTGAGAGCACTGCACACCCCGGTGTAGACGATGCATCAGGTGAGAATATTTGGTTGTTTTCACACAAACATGGTGGACAAAATATCATTAGTTCTCACAAATATCCAGTGAAAGAAAGCTCAAAATACTGCAGGACGCCCATTAAATACAGGTTCTAATATGCTTCACAgtctgaaattaatttaaaaataaaaaagttggaCTGTCAAGCACTGACTTACTCCAGATTCAAGTCATGGAGGCTGTTGCATTCGGCTGCTTTTGTTTCCACTTTCCATCATCTACAGTGTTTCAGTTTGCTGCTAGTCTGAGCTGATCATGTGACCCTCACCTGCGTATTTCATATTACACAGTAAACCTGCCTTAATGGGGTTTTTAATGGATCATCTGCATGctttcattttaataaattaataaaaatgtacaacTTTCACCTTCATGGAAAATAGAATGATATATTTTAAACTCTTTATTGAAGTAATAATTATTTGAGTGAGTTTAATCCACGTGTGTTTCGGCGGTGTCTCTGAGGTGTCTGACTCCAGCTCTTCCAAACAATAGCAGGCAAAACACAGCTGTCATCACAGCGTATGATCTGAGCACTGTCTGAAGAGCTGTCTGGAACTCAGGATGTGATGTCACTGACTGTCCCCGGCCTAAATGGGCGTAGACCAGCAGACGTATCTCAGCAGCCCGGTGACCCTGCAGCCAGCAGTAGTAGACacctaatttaaaaaataataataatttaatcaaatttgaataaataaaggtgGTGATATTAGTCACATTAGGCTGAAATGAGACAAACTGGCAATCAAAACAAGAAATGGATTTCAGGAAGGTACAGACTATAGCACAGTAATGTAACACAGCATGAGTGCAAAGGGGCTACAATAGcaccgtttccactgagcagtccggtacagtacagttcagttcgctacacatttttttatttccacagtgaaaagttgtggatggtaccaatggaaccgttccgtaccgtccccatttttggtcccccctctgttggggtacctagcacacagatctggtactaatggtgcgttcgttttgtagtcggaggtcggaagtcggaagtaggaatgacgtcacctccgagttgacaacagtttttgcattctagttgacaatggtggacaagtcggaaaaaaacatggacgcctgcaagaaagcctttgttgtcCTTGCACTTTTGGAGTACAGACATCTATAAAAACCTTCATGCACTCCAACGGATGAACGctgcagatgaggctgacctgatgtaaaacaaataagctataaacagtactttagcagagtgtttactcacaatgtatgtgaccggcagccatcttgaattcgtaagtcgggttgatgcggttgctccaAGTTTCtgagttggaaatccgatcttAGGGTGCGTTCCagtttaaacttccgactgggaaccaggaatttccgacctccgagtacaaaacgaacgcaccataaaaggtggagctgtgaacactgcagtctgattggtcagtagaggacggtcactctgctcagggctgagttgtgtctggttttgaggctcatgtaaccactgttcatactgtggagagttttattagtaaactgtaactataaaatgaaaggatgttttgctgcctctcacagcagctggagtctgagaaaaaattaACTTTATTCGCTAGGCCGACTGCCGACAACTTTTGAGGTGGAATGTtaactcaatgcatgagttgacgatgtgaatccatcagcacatcTTAAATATTAATATGATCATTTTGACGGTTCCGTTACTGTTCCCTCTAgtacttttagtaatgagtggatcttcaagcatttaaaaatgtgaactgcatatatcccaatcctcacttggagaataaaaaaagacaggcATAGGGGTGTGGTTTGTCTGCATCAAAATTATCACACAAAGTAACACAGAGGTTGATGAACACGAATGACAGACACAGGTGTAGTTGGTACCTGAGTCTTGAATTGTTGCAGGTGTAAACACCAGGTGGTGTCCGGTGTCTATCAGCAGCCTGGGCGATGTGACGCCGAGGTTACGACCTGCCGAGTGTGCAGACCGGTAGATGGGTTCAGATCCTCGGTCCCAGGCCACGGCCATGTTAGGTCGTGCCCCAGGACAGCCCAGTGTCAGGACACGGTCTGCAGGGTGGTTCAGGTGGAACACTGGCACCTCTACAGGACGGGAGGCAGAACTacaacagagaaacagagattCATCACATTAGAGGTGTTTAACTGTTACATAAACTgtaacacagagagagaaacaggaaattATCTTATTATTGATAATAAATTAATACTGATATATGATCGAAACAGGCTTTGTTTGgttgatttaatatttagtatTCCATAACGTATatattgaaatgaaattaattatGTTCTGGACCTGCTAACAGTAATTTACTTTGACAGTCTACAGTGAATTTATCCCTCAAACAAAAACCTGGGTCCATGAGGATGCTTTCTGGACagattcatggtccccagaggatggtTCCTGTTCATTTTGGTGACCTACTGACCTTGTACCAGGTCAACTTTCTATTGCAACAACTCTTAGTTCCATGACAAGTTACATGAAAATGGATGGCTTGATTTAGCTGTGGGTATTCAGcctcctcagaggatgaatacCCATGTTTTTGGTGTTCctccagatatttttctcatcatcatttaaaatctaaatctaatgCACAAATTTACATTGAATTTATATTAATACTCTCAGCAGATGAACACTTTCTATATCAGATACTGAGATTGCCATTTCATGCCATTATTTAGGACAAGCTGTACATGCTTGCCAGTTGTTAAGGCTCTACAAAACTGCCCTGCAGCCCTTTTTTTATGGTGTCGGTGCAATGAATACTGCCATTTTACACCTTTAGTCCATCTTAACTATTGACTAAGGAAATGATTACAGCATTTAAACTGTAACATTGAAAATCCCCGTGCTCTCAGACTGCAGTGATTTTCCTAAATGGTAAATGGTTGCATTTATAGAGCTTTTATCCAAAGTGCTTCATCATTTGCCTTTCATTCACACCGATGGCAGCTGGTCTGACCATCAGGAGTAATTTGTTAATGGCTGTGGATCAGAGGAAGGATCGGCAGTTCGATCCCCTGCTCCTTCAGTCTGcgtgtcaaagtatccttgggcaagatactgaaccccaaattgctcccaatggctgttccatcgatGTGTGAGAGTATGTGAATGCTTACTGAGCAGCAGGGGGCACAAAGTGTGGTAgtcttggccaccagtgtgtgaatatgtgtgtgaatgggtgtaaTCACATGTAGcataaaagtgctttgagtggtcggaagactagaaaggcactatacaagtgcagacCATATACCCTTCAACAGGTTGACATGTAGACAGTCTGCTCAAGcacctgagccacagccgccccactTCTCTTTCATATGTAcctatatatatttatctatGTGCTTACTTGTACCCAAGAAACGCCATCAGAGCAATGATTTTGGAGGGTGGAGGAGCCTGAGGTGGACAAGTGACCTGACAGCTTTTGACTTCCAGCTTGGCTCCAACTCTGCTTCCCTTCAGTTGTCCAAACGCCCTGGGCACCGCCCCTGAGCCGCATGATGCCACTGTCTGATTGGCCCGTCTGTAGCGTACATGCAGGTAGTGGGAGTGGACGTAGCAGAGTCCCACACGGACCtgttctccaggtactccgcaGCGATCGCACACTGACCAGGGCCGGAAGCTGGTGAAGACCCGGTACAGCGACTGAGCAGAGCCGAGTCCTTTAGTCTTTGTCCTTTTCTTGCTGGTATTTTCTGGAGTGAGCCTAGGAGCATCACATTTGAATTGGAGTCAGTTAAATCAGTGGTTTATCATGGATTGCAAtatccaaaacaaaaacagacatccTCGCTGTAACACTTTGAATTTTGCAATCAGCGGTTGCTctgaactttttaaaatgtctgccATAGTTGATAAGCCTTTGCGTTCTTTGTCTTGGTGTCATGTCGGAGGCAAAATGTGAACCAGTTAGCAGTGAGCAGAatcaaatattgaacatgtcTCCAGCTGATGGGATGAGTCCAtaatgtttgcagaaacatgctCAAGACACCCACACAGAACTGACTTTAGGAGTCGATACATATTAACTAGACTGCAGTGAGCTGATTTTACATATCAGTATTCATCACCATTGTCAAAAACTGACAGTTGTAATTTTCAGTTTCCAATAAAGTCACAATTGTTGACTCTTTCTCATCACCGTGGTGTGAAGCTGAGTGTACGCGCCTCCTGGATGTCCAGGTCGTAACCATAGAAGAAGTCTTCGTGGACGGAGCCGCAGATATAGATGCCGGAGTCGTCGGGCCCCGCCCTGAAGATCAGCAGGCTGAAGAGACGGATGGAGAATCGACTGCGCAGGTCGCCGCTGTGAGGGACACGACTACGGTCCAGCagcctgttgccatggtgatcaGTCAGGGCTTTAGTGTCTTTGGAGCTGCTTAGATGTTTCCTGAAGAACCACACAACTGATTGGATCTGAAACACACAGGGAACTTAATAactgaaatgtttctgctg
This genomic stretch from Epinephelus moara isolate mb chromosome 16, YSFRI_EMoa_1.0, whole genome shotgun sequence harbors:
- the LOC126403166 gene encoding Ig-like V-type domain-containing protein FAM187A — encoded protein: MPPPSSCPLLLLLLLLLFSEAWSYEAPEDKHDVFARRACPAFLTFTNAAYLAGVTVELPCHCKPEQIQSVVWFFRKHLSSSKDTKALTDHHGNRLLDRSRVPHSGDLRSRFSIRLFSLLIFRAGPDDSGIYICGSVHEDFFYGYDLDIQEARTLSFTPRLTPENTSKKRTKTKGLGSAQSLYRVFTSFRPWSVCDRCGVPGEQVRVGLCYVHSHYLHVRYRRANQTVASCGSGAVPRAFGQLKGSRVGAKLEVKSCQVTCPPQAPPPSKIIALMAFLGYNSASRPVEVPVFHLNHPADRVLTLGCPGARPNMAVAWDRGSEPIYRSAHSAGRNLGVTSPRLLIDTGHHLVFTPATIQDSGVYYCWLQGHRAAEIRLLVYAHLGRGQSVTSHPEFQTALQTVLRSYAVMTAVFCLLLFGRAGVRHLRDTAETHVD